The sequence below is a genomic window from Fuerstiella sp..
GATCGTTTTCATCGTGCTCTTCGGAATCAGTATCGGCTTCTGCCGCAGCCGTTGATTCACTGGTGTTTTCTGTCAATAGGTCATTTTGCGTTGTAGGCTTTGTCCCTGCTTGCACTGCAGCGGCCTCAGTGGAAGCAGCAGTCTCAGTGGAAGCAGCAGTCTCAGTGGAAGCAGCAGTCTCAGTGGAAGCAGCAGTCTCAGTGGAAGCAGCGGCCTCAGTGGGGGGCGGCGGAGGATTCCGTTTTCGCTCCTCCTCTGCCAGTCTTTCCTCTTTCTCGATTCGCTCACTTTCAACGTCTGCAAAATCAACAATCGTATCGCATTGTTCCTGTGTGAGTCCTCCCAGTTCAGCGAGCTGGTCGGGTTCGATGACAGACAAATCGTCGAAAGTGAAGAAACCCTGAGACACGAGGTTTTCAACGAGTTCGGGTGCCATTTCCGGAACTACGCTGAATGCTTCGATGGAAATATCCAGCTGCTCGTCCAGTGACTCCTGAGTCATGACGTTGATGTCCCAGCCAACCAGTTTCGACGCCAGTCGGACATTCTGACCGCGACGACCGATTGCCAGTGATAATTGATCGTCCCGTACCAGAACCAGAACTTTGCCGAGCATTGGACAAAGAATTACATCTTCCACTTCTGCGGGCTGTAGTGCATTGGGCACCAGTATTTGAAGTGAGTCATTCCAGCGAACGATATCAATTCGTTCTCCGTTGAGTTCTTCAACGATGCCACGAATTCTCGCACCTCGAACGCCGACACATGCTCCAACACAGTCAACTGATGTATCAGATGACGAAACAGCGACTTTGGACCGATGTCCGGCCTCACGAGCAATCGAGCGAACCTCAATAACGTGGTCGTTGATTTCCGGGATTTCTACTTCGAAGAGTCGACGTACGAAATCGGCATGAGTACGAGACAGGATCACGCGTACCCGTGAACCGGACTTTCGAACATCCAGAACGGTAGCCCGCACACGATCACCAACTCGATAGGTTTCTTTCTGGATTTGCTCACTTCGGGGCAGGATGGCTTCCACACGACCCAGATTGACGATGACTGTACCGCGGTCTACCCGCGTGACACTGCCTGAAACAATCTGGCTCTTCAGATCCAGAAATTCTTCATAGTGGGCGTCGCGCTCGGCTTCGCGAATTTTCTGGATCATTACCTGCTTGGCTGTCTGGGCGGAGATACGACCGAGCAGGTCTCCCAGCAGGTCGGATTCCAGTTGAGCGCCATCACAAGTCAGAGACGGTTCGCCAGTGATGCGATCCACCTGAACGACGAGTTCTTCTTCTTCAGAAAAATGTTTTCGCGCCGCTGAGAGGATCGCCTGCTCAATTCCTTCGAAAACGATTTCCGGATCGATAGATTTGTCGCGATGAATCGCATCGACGATCCGCAGAATTTCGGGTCCGTTCATGCTCAAGAGCCGCTCAGCAAAGACGCTATAACAAAAAAAGTGGGACATTGTCCCACTTTTAGTAGTGCCGCTGGCCATTCTGCAATGACCCGGCCCAACCGGCCTTTACGTGCGCCATGCCCCGAAAAATCGAAAATTTCTTCGGAAGAGCAACACGCCAAGTGATGGGATAATTCACATGTCCATCTTCACTTCCTCGGTCCCGGATGGTGATTAACACCACCTGCCGTTGAGAAAACTGAGTCCGGAGCGACCAAAGGCTGACCTCAGGTCACAGGATCGAACAGCACAACGATACTTACCAGAATTCAATCTGTCAACAGTCCGAATCCGCCTGTCGAAACCGGGAATTGGAACGCCGCTGGCTGAAATTGTGGCCGGATGACATTCCGAGATGGCTCGTGACTTAGGACTGTTTCTGAACACAGTCACGTGTGAGTTGTCGAGCGGACTTGTAGGCGTGTTTGACGGTAAACACACGAGATTCAATCTGCTCTGCCGTAAAGTATCGTCCTGGTTCACTGCCGGGCAGGCCAGCCAAAGACAGAGTGAGCGGCAGAAGGTCCACGAATTCCTTGTAGCGATGCTGTTGTTCCGACTGTTCAGCCATAGATTGGTCCCTCCGGGATTTTTTCTCGTTGAGTTCAGGTCCGGCGCCCGGACGCGCCGGGCTCGATTCGCAACTCTTCCAGTCCAAAGCTTTCACTTACATTTTATTCTTACCGATGCTCTCGCCAGATTTCGGGATGCCTGTGTCCAACGTTCGATTGCGGATTTGCCCAGGCTTCATGGGTTCTGAAGATCCACCCGGAAATTGGATGTCTGTGGTTAAGTCACAACGCCACTCAGGCTGAAAATTCCTGTAATAGTTGGGTGCCAAGTTCGTTAGGTCTGATGATTCAACCCCGGTCAGCAGAACGCACCACTTTCATGCGTTTGAACATTTTCAGGCTGAGACTGCCGATGTGAGGGATGGCTTCCGGCACTCACAAGTTTCTTAGCCTGGGCGTCGTTGAGTATGCTGACGGATGATATCAGCGGCTGCGTTGGTTGAATCACCTTCACCCGTCGATCCGCTTTGCTCCGTTTGTGTCGACGGTTTGGTTTTAGGAGGTTCACTCACGGCACCTGTCTGCGACGGGTCCGGCAGGGTAACATCAGCTAGTGGTTCATCCGCAGGTGGCGGTTGCTGTTCGGGAACGAGGGACGGTGGCAGTTGCTGTCCGGGAACGAGGGACGGTGGCTGTTGCTGTCCGGGAACGAGGGACGGTGGCTGTTGCTGGAATCCGGGCATCATGGTTTGCGGTGGTGGTGGATAACCCATTGGGTACACGGGCATCGGCTGCTGCGGTTGGTATGGGTAGCCACCGTACATCTGTCCCGGGTAGCCAACCTGCTGCGGCATGGGCTGATAGGGTGCCTGGCCGGGGATCATTCCCTGTTGAGCGATGACAGTACTACCGTCACCGATGTGCTGCGGCTGATCGATCGGAGTTTCTAACTCCTGTGTGGCACTCGCCGGAGACTCGGCAACAGGCTGATTTTGTTCAGTTGTCGGGGCCGACTCCGGGCTTTCCGCAGGAGAGGAGACTTCCATTACAGTTTCAGTATTCGAAACAACAGTTTCTTCACCACTTGCGGAGGCAGGACTCAACGTCCTAAATTCAAATTCCAGATTGCCAACGACGATTCTGTCTCCCGCGATGAGAGTTGTCTCTTTGACAACTCGTTCGCCATTGACTGTTGTGCCATTGGTGCTTCCAAGATCACGCAGACGAACAGAATATTCGTCAATAGCGAAGACGCAGTGATGCCGACTTACAAGATCGCTGTTTGGACGAAGCTGACAATCACTCTCTCGCCCAATTAAAAACTTTCGACGATTTAGTGGAATGACCTGACCCGAATGTTTACCACCAACGACTTGAAGTTCGCTTTCGATCATATTTATTGGTCGCTCCCGAACCGCAACATGAAACGTGGTTTCTGTTCGGTGCAAACCGACAGAAAAAATCTCACAGAGATTATTTAGTGAGGAAGTATCAGGCGTAAGCGAGTCCGCAGAACGCGGACAGAGATATTGACAGGAGCCGAAGTATGACAACCCATACCAGTCAGATAAACACTGGGAGCAGAAGATTTTTTCTGTCTACTCCATTTTTAACGGTTCTTTTTGGGAAAAGTGGCGGTTAACGCGCGAAAAGGGCCTCATTACCACTGATGTTTCTTGTGTTAAAATGAGTGCTGTGAGTGAGTTAGGTTAGTTTGTTTCTGGTGGAATTGTACACAACAGTCGACGACAACTGTGTGGATTCAGAAATAATATGGCTACTCACAAATTTACAGAGCTTGTGGAGTTTCGCATTCACTGGTGGACATAGTCGTTGTCGTGCTTGTTGCAACAATTGTGAAGCCGATGACGGGCTACACGGGCAGCGATCACGTTCAAACCAGCTCACTGGTGTGCAGATTCACAGATTCAGCATCCTCTGATGCCTTGTGCAGAGTGTGTGGAAGGAGCGTGGATATGGTGAAAATCAGGGGTAAGTAAAACTTGCCTCACGGGATCATTTGCCACCTCAAAAGTCGTCTTTAACAAATGACTGAACGCGTAATTATTACGGGTATTCAGATTGTGGTCACCTGTTGCGATTCATCGGGTGTTGGCAGAACCTGATTGATTGTTCCTCGAGTCAGTGACTCCAGATTGGCAAGCGTCAAATGGCGCTCGTGATCTGTGTATTGTGAAGTAATGTGTTCACCTGCGATCGAATTCGCCAGTCTGTCAGGTAAAGCAGCTGTAAAACCGGGTAAGTCGAACTTGGGAAACAGGTTGCAAATGCCTTTTGCAGTGGTCAGCAGATATGACGAATTCAACAAAACGGATCCGTGCTGGAGGATCGTGCCTCTTCGCCTGCGCTGAGCACTTCCTGCAACTTTTGGATGTCCCTCAATGTGGTCACCAACTGCGACCAAATCCCGGGGATCGCACCGCAGAAAACAAAAAAAATGTTCGTTTTTGCGGTGGTTGTTCGATTCGGGATTGTCCCCGTGCTGTGGGTGTTCTTTCCGAAATCCGACGCTTACGCCACATGACTCAAGCAGGTTGGCGATCGTTCCGTGAACGACTTCGTACAGCCGCAATGGCTGGTGCCGCAGGGGGTGTGTTCGGGGAATAACGCATGAATATGTTAACTCATGATGATGCAGTATGGCTCCACCACCCGTGATGCGTCGGACGCGAGGACATTCGGTCAATTTCTGATCAGTAAATGAACTTTCGAAGTTCTGAAAGTAGCCGAGTGAAACAGTGGGTTCTGACCATCGGTAAACTCGTACGACGGGTACTGTCGGCTGTTCATCAGCGGCCTGTAGGAGAGCTCCGTCAATCGCCATGTTAACCGAACCGGCCAGAGGCACCGGATCAATGATGACACGACAGGCGGAGATGTTGCGCATTTGACTTATCCACCGCAGCCGGGTGCTTCCGAAGTCAGGGAGGTGCTGGCATCACGTTCAATGTCTGCGATCTTTTCAATTCTTCTTGCGTGGCGCCCTTCTTCGAAATCAGTGGACAGCCAGATTTGGATCATTTGTTCAGCTAACTGGTCACTAAGCTGGTTTGCTGACAGGCAAAGTATGTTTGCGTCATTATGCAGCCGACTGTATTCAGCCGTGACTGTGTCATGGCAGGGAGCAGCCCGCACACCGAAAAATTTATTGGCCGTAATACACATACCGATTCCGGTACCGCAGATCAGGATGCCTCGGGCGTGCTCATCTGCTGCGACAGAAGACGCCACGCGTGCAGCATAGTCCGGGTAGTCCACACTTTCCCCGGATTCGGGGCCGAGGTCGTCCACTTCAAATCCCAGATTTTCGACGGTCTGCAGCAGACGGCTCTTCATTTGGAATCCGCGGTGGTCGCTGGCAATGGCGATTCTCATGATGTTGTGTCGTATTTCCTGGTGAGGTCGTCAGCAATCCGTCGGATGGCTTCTGTGAGCTGGTCCGCACATTCCCGATATACTTCAGTTCCACCCCCGATAGGGTCCGGAATGCTCTGTCTGTTTTGAGCCAATAGCTGGATCCGTCCAGTCAGGTCGGGGCGTGCTTCCTGAAGAACAGATAAATGTGATTGTGTCATCGCGTAGACATGATCGCACTCGGAGAGTATTTCAGAAGTCACCTGTCGACTTAGGTGATCCGACAGGTCGATCCCTCGTTCCCGCATCAATTCAACTGCCTGCTGAGTGGCAGGAGAATTTTCTGCTGCTGCAATTCCGGCCGACAAAATGTCGTGTCCGTTGTATCTGAGTTCGTCTTCCGTACAGCCAAGGCGTTCACTCAACATCCTGCGAAAAATAGCTTCCGCCATTGGGCTTCGGCATGTGTTTCCTGTACATACAAACAGCACCCTCAAAGAGCATTCCTTTCCTGATTTCGGAATGAGGCGCGGTCATTCTTCCTGCCCCTCCCATCGGAAGGAGCATCGTCGAACACCCTGGATATTACGAAACTCAGTTGAGAAGGTTTCGGAATGAAACCTCGTGGTCCTTCCCGATCGGGAAGAATCCTGATGACGTGAATTGTTACATCATGCCGGGAGTTCAGCGAAATCTCAAGCGGTTGCGTGCTATGATCATTGGAATCCAACTTGCTGTTGGACGTAAGAGATAAGACGTGGAACCTGTAACATGTATCCTGTACACGGTTTATGGATAATGGTTGATTTTCCGGGACAATCAGCGTGATTGAAGACGCGTTGAAGTCATATTGAGCGGCTAATCAGCGACCGGCACGATCAGAATTCGTTGTTTTGTGTAATCAAACGGGGAATGATTTGCGTGTGCCGGCGAAAAGGCATTGTTCGAACGTGTCGAGAGAACGTTGCAGTATCGGGATGAGCCACAGTGGTAAAAAAACTGGTGACAACGTTGCAGAAGTCTGCGAAACAACAGGTTCGCAGGTTTGCGGAGTTTCGTGGAATTCAGCGACAGTCGCTGAATCGCTATCAGAGCTCCGTGCGCCGTCTGTACGACGGGCCGCAAGGCGCAGTTCTTCGTTACAGTAGCCTGTTGTCACTGCATGAACCGCTGATGGGCCAGTTGTTCAGGTCCGGACGCTTTGATGCTTCACGTTTCGAAACGATTTTGGATGTCGGATCGGGAGCTGGTCAGATTATCCGGCATCTTTTGCGAACAACGTCGGATGCCACGAGGATCGTAGGATTTGATTTGTCGACGGAGATGTTGCGCCGGGCCAGAGAACGGCTCAAATCCGATCGCCCAAGTTTCGTGGCAGCTGACATGATGCAGATGCCGTTTCGTGATGAATCATTCGACTGCATTACCTGTGGCTATGTCCTTGAGCACCTGCCTGATCCTCAGCCTGGACTGGCAGAGTTCTCACGAGTTCTCAAGCCGCACGGCACGATTCTGCTGCTTGCGACGGAGGACTCTTTTTCCGGTCTGATTACGAGTCATACCTGGAAATGTCGCACTTTTTCACGCAATGAACTCAGGGTGGTCTGCGGAAAAGTTGGACTCACATGGGAACAGGAGCTGTGGTTCACCCGATTACATGAGATGCTGCGACTGGGCGGAATCCTGGTCGAACTCGTGAAGCAGCCTTTGCCCGATTCGGTGCCCCAGTGCTGAAGCGAGAGGGGCAGTTGCGGATTCTCGTTCATTTGTAACGTGTCAAATCCCAGTTGCGGGCCAGGTTGCACAACTGGTCAATAATTCCGGGGTCTTCACTGCACGCAATGATTCCTGAAAAACGCAGCATATTGGCGCGTTCATCCATCCAAAGATCCTCGTAATGCAGGGGGGCGCGGTTATCGGCCCGGACGGCATCACCCCCCAGGACACGAGCGATATGCATCGAGACCGGAAAATCATAGATGTTTGGTGTGTGAATCAGTGAGCCGCCATATTCACCGGTTGCCATGAACGGGTAGATACTGCCCGGCATTTCGTCCGATGTTCGACCCTGCAGTCCCAGTGCATCCACTTCCCTCGCCCGATCTGCATCTTCGTCCTGAAAACCAATGAGATAAATTCCGCGACCGGGGCGACTGCGGTTTTTAGTTAGGTTTGGCAGCCCGTTGAGCACAGTACGGGCAGGCAGGCTGACATCATCCGGGCCGCAAGCGATTCTGGTATCGGTGACTTCGGTCCAGGTTCCTGTCGGACCCATTTCCGGTGTATACACCAGTGAATAGCAGGGGGTCTCTGCGTCGTGAAGATGTACAATCACTGAATACCCGTCTCCGGTTCTGTCTCGAAACTGTTTCGTTCCATCGATCGGGTCAATGGAGATCGACAGTTCCGCCTCCTCGGAAAACAGCGTCATATCACCTGTGGATTCTTCACCTTCAATTCTGCATTTCCGCAGAATCGGATCGGCATCCCGCAGGGCAGCAACAATCAGTTCCTGAACCGACAGATCAGCCAGCGTCAAAGCATCTGTGTTGGAACTGCCGCTGGATTTGCCGTCGAGTGCAATATCGAACTCTCTCAGCCTCCGGGCCACCGCGCCGCTCCAGCGAAGAACGGGCGGTAGTACCACTGAGAGTTCAGTAATTATTCGATCGCGTGAGGACATGGTGGATCAATCCTGAGTTATCCAGTTGAACAGTATTGAGGGAACACAAACATCACACACTTTCTGGAGTGCCCTCCAGCCAGGAACCGCATTCACTTCCAGAACTTTGGCAGCTCCATCCAAATCATAAATGAGGTCGATACCGCAGAACACACATCCGGTTGCAGCAGCTGCACGAACCGCCAGATTGATTTCGTCGCTGTTGGGTGTCCAGGCAGTACTTAGCCCTGCCTGCGACGCATTTGTTCGAAACTCTCCCTCTGAAGCAATGCGTTGCATTGATCCGATCACCTGACCATCCAGCAGCAGAATTCGGTAGTCGCCGTTGACACATGGAATGAATCGCTGCAGATACATAACCGCTCCGATGCGTTCCAGACTGCGGAAAATACGCCATGCAAGATCCGGACTGTCGACTCGAATCATTCCCCGGCCTTCCGAACCAAAGAGTGGCTTAACAACGACGTCACCACCCAGCTGTTCGTAAAGCTGTATAGCCGCTTCAGAATCTTCGCAAACAGCGGTGTCGGGTACCGGTACGCCGGCATCGACCAGCTTTTGAGTTGTTAACCATTTGTCGACTGCACATTCGACAGCCTTCGGTGAATTGACAATTCGAACACCGGAGTCTTCCAGTCCTCGCAGCAGATCCATTCTAGTGACAATACGTTCCAGTGAACCGGGCGGCATCGTTCGAACAATGATTGCGTCCAGTTCATTCAGAGCGATTTCTCCGCTGGCGAATCGCAGTGTTTCGCTGTCCGTGCGAGCCACCAAAGACGGAAACACGAGCGGGAGGACGATGTGCCCCAGTTTCTGTCCGGAGTGGCAAAGTTCGCGCACATACCAGCTGCCCTCGTTCCCCAGAACACCAATTTTCATGGTCGTCATTCCGGTTTCCGGACAAGTACGATACGAGTTAGAAGTCGAGTCCAAATGATGCCGCGACCAAATCCGGCATTCGATGGCCAAATCGAAACGACCGACCCGAACTCAGATTGTGGAACAGCACGACTGCCGGGCTGAACAGTTTGGGATCCAGCCTGTAGAAATCGTTGTCAGCTTCTGCGAACAATTCTTTAAATGTTCGCCCGTGGGATTCTGAGGATGCCGATGGCACCTGTGGCCCGGTTGATTGAAGCAGTTCATCGTCGCAATCCACCCACAGATTAACAGTGGCACCATACAGAATTGCATCATTAGTACGACCAATTCCCTCGAGATCATTTTTAGCAACCGGTGGCAGCGGGCTGATGCCCGTACCACTGACAATCGTCTCCAGCGGAAACCTGAGATCGTGCAGCTTGTGCAGTGCGGTTTCGATGCTGCGTGCCACGATCTGAACGGATCCGGCGATCGACGCCGTCGGGGCTGTCAGCAACGCAATTTTATCTGCTGTTTCCACAGTGTCCCGTATCAATTCGATCGCCGAAGTTGAGGGAAGAGTTGATGCTTCAAGCACTCCGATACAGGAGCTGCCGTTTTCGCTGACGTCAAATTCTTTTTGCAGTTCTTCGACCCGGGCCAAAATACGCATTGGACCGGAGCCCATTGCGAAGTAATCGGCTGTTGCGATTTTCCAGCCGGCATACTGACTTAGCAGGCACGCTGCAATCGGGTGATCGGTTGCCACACACACCTGCGGCACCGGCAGCTGACCGTTACCAGGAACGATCCTGATATCTGCAAGATCAGACATGCAGACTCGTGCCAGAAGAATTCCGGCATCGAGTCCTCCGCGAGATTTAACTCCGAAGTCCAGTAGTGTGATACCGTCCTGCTCAGAGGCGGCGATTCGGAGTCGGTCTGATTCTGTCACCGCCTGAGACACCAGCTGTGCCGCACGCTGATTCAGTTCGAGTGATGTCAATTTCTACTCGCCGGAAACTGTTCGTTTAAGAAATAATGACGCTTGCCGATTCGATGATAGCCGGGGAACGTGGTCGATCCTGGCCGTCAGTTTCCAGGGCACCGATTTGGCGAACAACGTCCATACTGGAATCATTCGCCGTGCGACCAAAAGCTGTGTACTGTCCGTCGAGAAAACTCTGTGTTCCCAGACAGATGAAGAACTGGGATCCTGCCGAGTTCGGATCGCTGGACCGTGCCATGGAAAGCACTCCATCCAAATGCGGAGTCTCATTGAATTCAGCATCGATGTTATAACCAGGTCCGCCGGTTCCTGTGCCGCCGGGACAGCCACCCTGGATCATAAAACCACTGATGATCCGGTGAAATGTGAGTCCGTTGTAAAAACCGATCTTTGTGAGCGCCAACAAATTGGCACAATGCCCTGGAGCCACGTCGGGCAGCAGGTCCAGCAGGATCGATCCGTGGTTGGTTTTTAGTTCCACCTGATAAGTATGGGCGCCAAAATCGATCTCTTTGATTGCTTCCTGAACTTCTGACTGGCGGCTGGACATAGCTGTTCCCAATGAGCTGAAAAGAGAAATGAATCATTCCATCATTGTTCTGTGACTGAGGAACGCAACCACAACGCATCGAAAACAGTGACAACCATGCATCCGGTGTCGGATTACCAGAGCAGAGAATCTCTTGGTTGGCAGCGACCGGTGCACGACTCTCAGGACAGGATGTCATGTACGACCCGTCCGTGAACGTCTGTGAGACGGTAATCACGACCCTGAAAACGATAGGTCAGCTGTTCATGATCGAAGCCCATTTGATGTAAAATGGTGGCCTGCAGGTCATGCACATGAACTCTGTTTTCGATGATTCTGAATCCCAGTTCATCGGTCTGTCCGTAGTTGACTCCACCTTTGACCCCGCCACCGGCCATCCACATGGTGAAACAGTCCGGGTAATGGTCTCGTCCCAGGTGTTTTGACCTGGCGGTGCGACCTTCCCGGAACGGTGTTCGTCCAAATTCTCCACCACAGACAATCAGAGTATCGTCAAACAGTCCGCGAGCCTTCAGATCGCGAATAAGTGCTGCGATCGGTTTATCCGTCGATGCCCATTTGCCGGTGAGTCCCTGTCCGAGGGCGTTACTTTCTCCTGTTCCGTGAAAATCCCAGCCCCAGTCGAATAGCTGGACATAACGTACACCCTGTTCTACCAGACGTCTTGCCAGCAGACAGTTGTTCGCGAAGCTGGATTTCCCGGGTGATGCTCCATAATCTTCCTGAGTCTTTCGTGTTTCTTTGCTGATGTCCATCACCTCCGGGACGGCTGTCTGCATGCGAAAAGCCAGCTCGTACTGAGCGATCCTGGTGAGTGTTTCCGGGTGACCCAGTTGTGAGGCCTGGATTTCGTTGAGTTGTTTGAGTGCATCCAGTGATCGGCGCCGCAGACGGCGGTCCATACCGTTCGGATCTGATACATACAGCACAGGATTTCCCTGTGACCGGCACTGCACACCCTGAAACACGCCTGGCAAAAATCCGCTGCCGTACGAATTTGCTCCACCATTTGGCTGCACTCCGCTGGAGATCAGTACGACAAATCCCGGCAGATTCTGATTTTCAGTACCCAGTCCGTAAGTGACCCATGATCCCAGAGACGGTCGTCCGGAACGAGGAGATCCGGTATATACAAGCAGTTCCGCGGGAGCGTGATTGAACTGTTCGGTTGTCACGGAATGGATAAAGCAAAGATCGTCAGCCACGGTGTGCAGATTCGGCACAGCATCTGACAGCCAGGTCCCGCACTCGCCGTGTTGACTGAACGTTCGCGGTGTTCCCAAAAGTTTGGGAACACCGGTCGTAAAAGCGAAAGTGCGATCTTGCAAAAACGACTGCGGGCAGTCTTCACCCGAATGCCTGATCAGTTCGGGCTTGTAGTCATAGCAATCGAGATTAGGCGGGGACCCTGTCAGGTGTAGGTAGATGACCTGTCGGACCTTTGGGTGAAAATGTGGCTGTCGACGGGCCAGTGGCTGAACCGGGTTTACGTCAATGTCTGCACGACAGCTGCCGCCAGACAGAGTTGACAGTGCCATGCCGCCCAGTCCGATGCCGGATCCCGCAAGAAAATGACGTCGCGTGATTTGAGTGAGACTCGCCGGATTGTAATTCATGTTGAGATTTCCAGTGTGAGCCTGACAGGTGTCCGGGATCCGGACGGTCGAATATCGTCAAGCGGTTTGACAGTCCTGAACTTACCTCTTCAGGAACATCTCATCCAGATTCAGCAGAACGTTGCCGACAACCGTCATCGCAGCTGCATCAATCGTATTGATGTTCTCCGGCAAGGGACCCAGTGGATCGGTCGCAAGTATCAGTGATTCTTCCGGATTCTCCGACAGCTGTAATCTGGCATCGTTGAACAGTCTGGTAAGTGTCTGAAGCTCATTCCGAGTCGGCAGTCTTATCAAACAATGTCGAAACGCCCACGTGATCTGTTCCACACGAGAAGGTCCGTGGAGCAGCGCGTTTCTCGCAAGCGACTGAGCGGCTTCCACATAGACCGGGTCGTTGAGTGTGACCAGTGACTGCAGGGGAGTATTTGTGGTGTTGCGGCGCACCGTGCAG
It includes:
- the mch gene encoding methenyltetrahydromethanopterin cyclohydrolase, coding for MTSLELNQRAAQLVSQAVTESDRLRIAASEQDGITLLDFGVKSRGGLDAGILLARVCMSDLADIRIVPGNGQLPVPQVCVATDHPIAACLLSQYAGWKIATADYFAMGSGPMRILARVEELQKEFDVSENGSSCIGVLEASTLPSTSAIELIRDTVETADKIALLTAPTASIAGSVQIVARSIETALHKLHDLRFPLETIVSGTGISPLPPVAKNDLEGIGRTNDAILYGATVNLWVDCDDELLQSTGPQVPSASSESHGRTFKELFAEADNDFYRLDPKLFSPAVVLFHNLSSGRSFRFGHRMPDLVAASFGLDF
- a CDS encoding peptidylprolyl isomerase; this translates as MSSRQSEVQEAIKEIDFGAHTYQVELKTNHGSILLDLLPDVAPGHCANLLALTKIGFYNGLTFHRIISGFMIQGGCPGGTGTGGPGYNIDAEFNETPHLDGVLSMARSSDPNSAGSQFFICLGTQSFLDGQYTAFGRTANDSSMDVVRQIGALETDGQDRPRSPAIIESASVIIS
- a CDS encoding class I SAM-dependent methyltransferase — translated: MVKKLVTTLQKSAKQQVRRFAEFRGIQRQSLNRYQSSVRRLYDGPQGAVLRYSSLLSLHEPLMGQLFRSGRFDASRFETILDVGSGAGQIIRHLLRTTSDATRIVGFDLSTEMLRRARERLKSDRPSFVAADMMQMPFRDESFDCITCGYVLEHLPDPQPGLAEFSRVLKPHGTILLLATEDSFSGLITSHTWKCRTFSRNELRVVCGKVGLTWEQELWFTRLHEMLRLGGILVELVKQPLPDSVPQC
- the nusA gene encoding transcription termination factor NusA, which gives rise to MNGPEILRIVDAIHRDKSIDPEIVFEGIEQAILSAARKHFSEEEELVVQVDRITGEPSLTCDGAQLESDLLGDLLGRISAQTAKQVMIQKIREAERDAHYEEFLDLKSQIVSGSVTRVDRGTVIVNLGRVEAILPRSEQIQKETYRVGDRVRATVLDVRKSGSRVRVILSRTHADFVRRLFEVEIPEINDHVIEVRSIAREAGHRSKVAVSSSDTSVDCVGACVGVRGARIRGIVEELNGERIDIVRWNDSLQILVPNALQPAEVEDVILCPMLGKVLVLVRDDQLSLAIGRRGQNVRLASKLVGWDINVMTQESLDEQLDISIEAFSVVPEMAPELVENLVSQGFFTFDDLSVIEPDQLAELGGLTQEQCDTIVDFADVESERIEKEERLAEEERKRNPPPPPTEAAASTETAASTETAASTETAASTETAASTEAAAVQAGTKPTTQNDLLTENTSESTAAAEADTDSEEHDENDLVATSENSDVGSEPTKSAMVDTAETTNVDSDELTNRQTEAAGDSEEVS
- a CDS encoding DUF1501 domain-containing protein; translation: MNYNPASLTQITRRHFLAGSGIGLGGMALSTLSGGSCRADIDVNPVQPLARRQPHFHPKVRQVIYLHLTGSPPNLDCYDYKPELIRHSGEDCPQSFLQDRTFAFTTGVPKLLGTPRTFSQHGECGTWLSDAVPNLHTVADDLCFIHSVTTEQFNHAPAELLVYTGSPRSGRPSLGSWVTYGLGTENQNLPGFVVLISSGVQPNGGANSYGSGFLPGVFQGVQCRSQGNPVLYVSDPNGMDRRLRRRSLDALKQLNEIQASQLGHPETLTRIAQYELAFRMQTAVPEVMDISKETRKTQEDYGASPGKSSFANNCLLARRLVEQGVRYVQLFDWGWDFHGTGESNALGQGLTGKWASTDKPIAALIRDLKARGLFDDTLIVCGGEFGRTPFREGRTARSKHLGRDHYPDCFTMWMAGGGVKGGVNYGQTDELGFRIIENRVHVHDLQATILHQMGFDHEQLTYRFQGRDYRLTDVHGRVVHDILS
- a CDS encoding inositol monophosphatase is translated as MSSRDRIITELSVVLPPVLRWSGAVARRLREFDIALDGKSSGSSNTDALTLADLSVQELIVAALRDADPILRKCRIEGEESTGDMTLFSEEAELSISIDPIDGTKQFRDRTGDGYSVIVHLHDAETPCYSLVYTPEMGPTGTWTEVTDTRIACGPDDVSLPARTVLNGLPNLTKNRSRPGRGIYLIGFQDEDADRAREVDALGLQGRTSDEMPGSIYPFMATGEYGGSLIHTPNIYDFPVSMHIARVLGGDAVRADNRAPLHYEDLWMDERANMLRFSGIIACSEDPGIIDQLCNLARNWDLTRYK
- a CDS encoding FHA domain-containing protein, translated to MIESELQVVGGKHSGQVIPLNRRKFLIGRESDCQLRPNSDLVSRHHCVFAIDEYSVRLRDLGSTNGTTVNGERVVKETTLIAGDRIVVGNLEFEFRTLSPASASGEETVVSNTETVMEVSSPAESPESAPTTEQNQPVAESPASATQELETPIDQPQHIGDGSTVIAQQGMIPGQAPYQPMPQQVGYPGQMYGGYPYQPQQPMPVYPMGYPPPPQTMMPGFQQQPPSLVPGQQQPPSLVPGQQLPPSLVPEQQPPPADEPLADVTLPDPSQTGAVSEPPKTKPSTQTEQSGSTGEGDSTNAAADIIRQHTQRRPG
- the rpiB gene encoding ribose 5-phosphate isomerase B, encoding MRIAIASDHRGFQMKSRLLQTVENLGFEVDDLGPESGESVDYPDYAARVASSVAADEHARGILICGTGIGMCITANKFFGVRAAPCHDTVTAEYSRLHNDANILCLSANQLSDQLAEQMIQIWLSTDFEEGRHARRIEKIADIERDASTSLTSEAPGCGG
- a CDS encoding RimK family alpha-L-glutamate ligase, with amino-acid sequence MTTMKIGVLGNEGSWYVRELCHSGQKLGHIVLPLVFPSLVARTDSETLRFASGEIALNELDAIIVRTMPPGSLERIVTRMDLLRGLEDSGVRIVNSPKAVECAVDKWLTTQKLVDAGVPVPDTAVCEDSEAAIQLYEQLGGDVVVKPLFGSEGRGMIRVDSPDLAWRIFRSLERIGAVMYLQRFIPCVNGDYRILLLDGQVIGSMQRIASEGEFRTNASQAGLSTAWTPNSDEINLAVRAAAATGCVFCGIDLIYDLDGAAKVLEVNAVPGWRALQKVCDVCVPSILFNWITQD